Proteins encoded in a region of the Inquilinus sp. KBS0705 genome:
- a CDS encoding undecaprenyl-phosphate glucose phosphotransferase — protein sequence MTHRYATIIKGANQMIDYSILNLSMIVSYIIQDTTHTLWINNRNYILIALICNLFWLLGSNITGLYRNVLNRDSIKTYRVIINNYLLFVGFIYVTMILLLDTSTYHVTHKFFYYSLGLFGLLLVLWKLIFLSIRRMNRKFLIDSRRAIVIGGGRLANELHTYFKSDRSNGYELIGFFDDQPRSVIDQNLYLGNIEGCIDYVIENNIDEIFCTLPSSESSTIKQLMMDADKNLIRFKYIPNYYDFGVKQILFQSFGHIPVLSVRPEPLENMLNRLIKRLFDIVFSLLIICFVFIWLFPILAIIIKLQSRGPVFFVQLRSGRDNEEFFCYKFRSMRLNNDSDHKQATRNDDRITPIGKFMRKTSIDELPQFFNVLMGNMSVVGPRPHMLNHTKQYSALIDQYLVRHFLKPGITGWAQIQGFRGETKTTKEMLSRVEADVWYLENWSFLFDMKIIFLTLWNAVRGEKNAY from the coding sequence ATGACCCACAGATACGCTACTATCATCAAAGGTGCAAACCAAATGATCGATTATAGCATCCTAAATTTAAGCATGATAGTATCCTATATTATACAGGATACCACGCATACACTTTGGATAAATAACAGGAATTACATCCTGATAGCGCTGATATGTAACCTTTTTTGGCTGCTTGGTTCAAACATAACCGGCCTTTATCGTAACGTACTAAACCGTGACTCTATAAAAACCTACCGGGTTATTATCAATAATTATTTATTGTTTGTAGGCTTTATATATGTTACCATGATATTGTTGTTAGACACCAGCACCTATCATGTAACACATAAATTCTTTTACTACTCGCTTGGTTTGTTTGGTTTATTGCTGGTTTTATGGAAACTCATCTTCCTGAGCATCCGCCGCATGAACAGGAAATTCCTGATAGATTCAAGGCGGGCTATTGTAATAGGTGGCGGACGATTAGCAAACGAACTGCATACTTACTTCAAATCTGACCGTAGCAACGGTTACGAATTAATTGGCTTTTTTGACGACCAACCCCGCTCTGTTATCGATCAGAATTTATACCTGGGCAATATAGAGGGATGTATCGACTACGTGATTGAAAACAATATTGACGAGATATTTTGCACACTCCCAAGTTCCGAATCATCTACCATTAAACAATTAATGATGGATGCCGATAAAAACCTTATCCGCTTTAAATACATTCCTAATTATTATGATTTTGGTGTAAAACAAATACTATTTCAAAGCTTTGGCCATATTCCGGTGCTATCTGTACGGCCCGAACCTTTAGAGAATATGCTTAACCGCTTAATAAAGCGCCTTTTTGATATTGTATTTTCGCTATTAATTATATGCTTTGTATTTATTTGGTTGTTCCCTATACTGGCTATAATTATTAAGCTGCAATCAAGGGGGCCGGTGTTTTTTGTCCAGCTGCGATCGGGCCGCGATAATGAGGAATTTTTTTGCTACAAATTCAGAAGTATGCGGTTAAATAACGATTCGGACCATAAGCAAGCCACGCGTAATGATGACCGTATAACACCCATAGGCAAGTTTATGCGCAAAACAAGCATAGATGAACTGCCTCAGTTTTTTAATGTGCTAATGGGTAATATGTCGGTTGTTGGCCCACGCCCGCACATGTTAAACCACACTAAACAATACTCTGCATTAATTGATCAGTATTTGGTAAGGCATTTCCTTAAACCAGGTATAACCGGCTGGGCGCAAATACAAGGTTTTAGGGGAGAAACTAAAACCACCAAAGAGATGCTTTCGCGCGTAGAGGCTGATGTTTGGTATTTAGAAAATTGGTCGTTCCTTTTTGATATGAAAATCATATTCCTCACCTTATGGAATGCGGTGCGCGGCGAAAAGAACGCTTATTAA
- a CDS encoding Rieske (2Fe-2S) protein, which translates to MTSRREFIRSGCAACLLVASGATLLEGCATPMPLVNATGTTDLQVGTDSFIAGKGNMLVVRTKQLENDILLIKNGETYKALLLRCTHEGVGLTPTANKIYCTSHGSVFDLDGKVQKEPALRPLKTYPTEVINNKVIIHLS; encoded by the coding sequence ATGACCAGCAGAAGAGAATTTATCAGATCGGGGTGCGCGGCATGTTTGTTGGTAGCCTCGGGAGCAACATTGCTTGAAGGCTGCGCCACACCTATGCCGCTTGTTAACGCCACCGGAACAACCGATTTACAGGTGGGTACCGATAGCTTTATTGCAGGTAAAGGCAACATGCTGGTGGTGCGTACCAAACAACTGGAAAACGATATTCTGCTGATCAAAAATGGCGAAACCTATAAAGCGCTTTTATTAAGGTGTACCCACGAAGGTGTGGGCCTTACCCCTACGGCTAACAAAATTTACTGTACATCGCATGGCAGCGTGTTTGACCTGGACGGCAAAGTACAAAAGGAGCCTGCGCTACGCCCCTTGAAAACCTATCCTACCGAAGTAATAAATAATAAAGTTATCATTCATCTAAGCTAA
- a CDS encoding energy transducer TonB, producing MKIFTNFIKLTALFLVLLPTVGLAQLNGTYVLSGKVNDEHGLPLVGTTVSIKGTNYSTATDTTGKFSLTTTAKLPFTLVFSAIGFQPQEFYIKNANSALNIQLTSQNLLINEVVVTASRREEKLLKSPVAIDKLSLTALKQSPGPSFYDALENVKGVQMTTTSITLKVPNTRGFNSPNNFRFMQLVDGVDMQSATLGVPLGNAIGPTELDIASIEITPGAAAALYGTNAINGLSNLQTKDPFKYQGLSFYHRTGINHVDGIGIDPSAINEDAIRFAKAFNDKFAFKINASYLSGKDWQSNTRRDQNPGNLKTANPAYPELTGANNAAYDGWNKYGDDALAGSNTVSIKGIVVDGVARPNLTVARTGYNEVDLVDPKVTNFKLDGTLAYKITPTTQLSYTYRYGTMDGVFQRGNKISLNGASVQNHKLELKGTDFLIRAYESIENTGKSFNVKPLADNLDLNHASNNAWATSYTNALNAYAASHGGALTSANLAAANAAARTAADAGRVEPGTQAFTDLRNTIIGINNWDIKSSLIPNAPVTGGAALVQKSHLFNGEAQWDLSNKVKVVDVLVGGDIRVYRITPDGNNFVDFSRSIADRNTPLPDGSFGDDVIYKKYGAFTQVTKTLFDEKLKLFGSIRWDYNPYFDPKFTPRLAAVYSPNQQHNFRFTFQNGYRFPSLFEALSYVNNGRVKRVGSLDFINEGLGYLDNSYTQSSVTAFNAAVKAAPGSASGTDATALANRGLLKVADLPKARPEQITSYEVGYKGIFADNKVFLDIDAYTNRYDGFLGQVQVFVPNAAKVGSDAAVLAMLDINRDPTTATATNAASAGQSRYRVYTNAKNIYHNYGSSAGLSYNFYKRYTVSGNVSFNKLKAQQQSDIFVTGFNTPKWSGNFSFGNREVVKNVGFNVVYKWQESFLWESPLVTGTVDAIHTVDAQVTFRVPVYYATFKIGATDIFNKRYIQYAGGPTIGGIYYASVTLDGLLSGKN from the coding sequence ATGAAAATTTTTACGAATTTTATAAAACTTACTGCGCTTTTTTTGGTGCTTTTGCCCACGGTGGGCCTGGCACAGCTTAACGGCACCTACGTGTTAAGCGGTAAAGTAAACGATGAACACGGCTTGCCGTTGGTAGGTACTACAGTATCTATAAAAGGTACCAATTACAGCACCGCTACCGATACCACCGGTAAATTTTCGCTAACTACTACTGCTAAATTGCCCTTTACATTGGTTTTTAGCGCAATAGGCTTTCAGCCACAGGAATTTTATATCAAAAATGCCAATAGCGCATTAAATATTCAGCTTACCTCACAAAACCTGTTAATTAACGAGGTGGTGGTTACCGCATCGCGCAGGGAAGAAAAATTGCTAAAATCGCCGGTTGCTATCGACAAACTGAGCCTTACCGCGCTTAAGCAATCCCCCGGCCCAAGTTTTTACGACGCGCTGGAGAACGTTAAAGGCGTGCAGATGACCACTACCAGTATCACCCTTAAAGTACCTAATACCCGCGGGTTTAACAGCCCTAACAACTTTAGGTTTATGCAACTGGTAGATGGTGTTGATATGCAGTCTGCTACCTTAGGTGTACCGCTGGGCAACGCCATTGGCCCCACCGAGCTGGATATTGCCAGTATCGAAATTACGCCGGGTGCAGCAGCAGCTTTATATGGTACAAATGCTATAAACGGCCTCTCGAACCTGCAAACAAAAGACCCGTTCAAATACCAGGGATTAAGTTTTTACCACCGCACAGGTATTAACCATGTGGATGGGATAGGTATTGACCCCAGTGCCATAAACGAAGACGCGATAAGATTTGCCAAGGCTTTTAACGACAAATTCGCGTTTAAAATTAATGCCAGCTACTTAAGCGGTAAAGACTGGCAATCAAACACCCGCCGTGATCAAAACCCGGGTAATTTAAAAACGGCTAACCCCGCTTACCCTGAGTTGACAGGAGCTAACAATGCGGCTTACGACGGCTGGAACAAGTATGGCGATGATGCTCTTGCAGGCAGTAATACCGTATCTATTAAAGGTATTGTGGTTGATGGTGTAGCAAGGCCTAACCTAACCGTTGCCCGTACCGGTTACAACGAAGTTGATCTGGTAGACCCTAAAGTAACCAACTTTAAACTGGATGGTACACTGGCCTATAAAATTACCCCAACTACCCAATTATCATATACCTACCGCTATGGTACTATGGACGGAGTGTTTCAGCGGGGAAATAAAATATCCTTGAATGGTGCTTCGGTGCAAAACCATAAGCTGGAGTTAAAGGGTACCGATTTCCTGATACGTGCATACGAGTCGATAGAAAATACAGGGAAATCGTTTAACGTAAAACCCCTTGCAGATAACCTTGACCTTAACCACGCCAGTAATAATGCATGGGCTACCAGTTATACCAATGCGCTAAATGCTTACGCGGCTTCGCATGGTGGGGCTTTAACATCGGCTAATTTGGCTGCTGCAAACGCGGCAGCACGTACCGCTGCGGATGCAGGTAGGGTAGAACCCGGAACACAAGCCTTTACCGACCTGCGTAATACTATCATCGGTATCAATAACTGGGATATCAAATCGAGCCTTATACCTAATGCACCGGTAACCGGTGGTGCCGCGCTGGTACAAAAAAGCCATTTATTTAACGGTGAGGCACAATGGGACCTGAGCAATAAAGTAAAGGTTGTTGATGTGTTAGTTGGTGGTGATATTCGTGTTTACCGCATAACCCCTGATGGTAATAACTTTGTTGATTTTAGCCGCTCCATCGCAGATAGAAACACGCCTTTGCCTGATGGCAGTTTCGGCGACGATGTTATCTACAAAAAATATGGTGCCTTTACCCAGGTTACTAAAACGCTGTTCGACGAAAAGTTAAAATTATTCGGGTCTATCCGCTGGGATTACAACCCATATTTCGACCCTAAGTTTACACCTCGTTTGGCTGCGGTTTACTCGCCAAATCAACAACACAACTTTAGGTTCACTTTTCAAAACGGCTACCGTTTCCCATCATTATTTGAAGCATTATCATACGTAAATAATGGCCGCGTAAAACGCGTGGGCAGTCTTGATTTTATAAACGAGGGCTTAGGTTACCTTGATAACAGTTATACGCAGTCTTCAGTAACCGCATTTAACGCTGCTGTTAAAGCTGCGCCGGGTAGCGCAAGCGGTACTGATGCAACTGCCTTAGCTAACAGGGGGCTATTAAAAGTTGCCGACCTGCCTAAGGCAAGGCCCGAGCAAATTACATCGTACGAGGTAGGTTACAAAGGCATTTTTGCCGATAACAAAGTGTTCCTTGATATAGATGCCTATACTAACCGCTATGATGGATTTTTAGGCCAGGTGCAAGTATTTGTGCCCAACGCAGCCAAAGTAGGCTCAGACGCCGCTGTATTAGCTATGCTCGACATTAACCGCGACCCAACGACAGCCACCGCGACAAACGCTGCTAGTGCCGGGCAAAGCAGGTACCGCGTGTACACCAATGCTAAAAACATTTATCACAACTACGGCTCATCGGCGGGGTTAAGCTATAATTTTTATAAACGCTATACCGTATCGGGCAACGTAAGCTTTAACAAATTGAAGGCGCAGCAACAGTCGGACATTTTTGTTACCGGGTTTAATACACCAAAATGGTCGGGTAACTTCTCATTCGGTAACCGCGAGGTGGTTAAAAATGTAGGCTTTAACGTAGTTTACAAATGGCAGGAGAGTTTCTTGTGGGAGAGCCCGCTGGTTACCGGTACGGTAGATGCTATACACACAGTTGACGCGCAGGTTACCTTTAGGGTGCCGGTTTACTATGCAACCTTTAAAATAGGTGCGACAGATATATTTAATAAACGCTATATACAATACGCAGGCGGCCCAACAATTGGTGGCATTTACTATGCTTCGGTTACACTTGATGGCTTGCTGAGCGGCAAGAATTAG
- a CDS encoding glycosyltransferase family 2 protein, with the protein MASTLIKNIAVLACSYNRLHKTTAFLESLTRQYIPDGYALSVYLLDDQSTDGTADYVKANFPGVHLIEGSGSLFWAGGMHLLWKTVIAESEHYDFYLLMNDDVKLYNNAIANLLDSYQLSKNPENIIVGSVQHPETLEHTYGGRKLVSKYSVIANPVVPGVNELKECEMGNANIMLVDKATVDKIGILSDQYIHSFADYDYTLNAVRQGIKVWVAPGYYGSCENDHGHPWLTGATLRQRIKFLYSPKGLEYKSFLRYSWKNFPINMPAEIFKMWLKTLLPIVYDKFKKP; encoded by the coding sequence ATGGCATCAACGCTTATAAAAAACATAGCTGTATTAGCTTGCTCGTATAATCGCTTACATAAAACCACCGCATTTTTAGAAAGTCTAACCAGGCAGTATATCCCTGATGGGTATGCATTAAGCGTTTACTTGCTGGACGACCAGTCTACCGATGGCACAGCGGACTATGTAAAGGCCAACTTTCCAGGTGTGCACCTTATAGAAGGCTCCGGGTCGTTGTTTTGGGCAGGCGGCATGCACCTGCTATGGAAGACCGTAATAGCAGAAAGTGAACACTACGATTTTTACCTATTAATGAATGATGATGTAAAGTTGTATAATAACGCCATAGCTAACCTACTCGATTCGTACCAGCTATCAAAAAACCCCGAAAATATAATTGTTGGCAGCGTTCAACATCCCGAAACTTTGGAACATACATACGGGGGGCGTAAATTGGTTAGCAAATATTCTGTTATTGCAAACCCGGTTGTACCCGGCGTTAACGAGTTAAAAGAATGTGAAATGGGAAATGCTAATATTATGCTGGTTGATAAGGCTACCGTAGATAAAATTGGCATATTATCTGATCAATACATCCATAGCTTTGCTGATTATGACTATACTTTAAACGCAGTAAGGCAAGGTATAAAGGTTTGGGTAGCGCCTGGGTATTATGGCAGCTGCGAAAACGACCATGGCCACCCATGGCTGACGGGCGCAACGCTTAGACAACGTATAAAGTTTTTATACAGCCCTAAGGGGTTAGAGTACAAAAGCTTTTTGCGATACAGTTGGAAAAATTTTCCTATTAATATGCCCGCTGAGATATTTAAGATGTGGTTAAAAACACTTTTACCTATAGTTTACGACAAGTTTAAAAAGCCTTAA
- a CDS encoding dihydroorotase, whose protein sequence is MMNLLIKSATVIDPASPFNQQETDILIKNGTISKIAKSITDDAKSIDAKGKFIAPGFFDLNCNIGELGLETKEDLQTGTAAAAAGGFTGVALMPNTYPPVHSKAEVEYLLNRAKNNLVDIYPLGTISHKREGKDLAEMYDMFKSGAKAFTDGNRPVQDAGLMERALLYVQGFGAKVISYPEDIAIAGKAKVNEGVMSTMLGMKGIPSLAEELMIARDLYLAEDSNSEIHFTTISTAHAVELIREAKRKGVKVTCDVAAHNLVLTDEALEGFDSLYKVKPPLRTQEDVDALIVGLKDGTIDAIVSQHTPHEIEFKDVEFEVAEYGIIGLQTAFSLALKAGLPVTMVIEKLAINPRKILNVEVPVIAEGQIANLVLLDVDFSWEYTRAENRSKSYNSPFLEQNLKGKVLLTCNNNQTAKN, encoded by the coding sequence ATAATGAATTTGCTTATCAAATCTGCCACTGTTATTGACCCCGCATCGCCTTTTAATCAACAGGAAACAGACATCCTGATAAAAAATGGCACCATTAGTAAAATTGCAAAATCTATTACCGACGATGCTAAAAGTATTGATGCAAAGGGGAAATTTATAGCTCCGGGCTTTTTCGATCTTAACTGCAACATAGGCGAGTTAGGTTTAGAAACAAAAGAAGACCTGCAAACAGGTACAGCCGCAGCTGCCGCAGGAGGCTTTACAGGTGTAGCCTTAATGCCAAACACTTATCCGCCCGTACACTCAAAAGCCGAAGTAGAATACCTACTTAACAGAGCTAAGAACAACCTTGTAGATATTTATCCACTTGGAACCATATCACATAAGCGTGAAGGAAAAGACCTTGCTGAAATGTACGATATGTTTAAAAGCGGTGCAAAAGCCTTTACCGATGGTAACCGCCCCGTGCAGGATGCAGGTTTAATGGAGCGGGCCCTGCTATATGTACAGGGTTTTGGCGCTAAGGTAATATCGTACCCCGAAGATATCGCAATAGCTGGCAAGGCAAAAGTTAACGAAGGGGTGATGAGTACGATGCTGGGCATGAAGGGTATACCATCACTTGCCGAAGAATTGATGATAGCCAGAGACCTATACCTGGCCGAAGACTCAAACTCCGAAATACATTTTACAACTATATCTACCGCCCATGCGGTTGAACTGATACGCGAGGCTAAACGCAAAGGCGTTAAAGTAACCTGCGATGTGGCCGCGCACAACCTGGTGCTTACCGATGAAGCGTTGGAAGGTTTTGATAGCTTATATAAAGTAAAACCCCCGCTACGCACACAGGAAGACGTAGACGCACTTATAGTCGGTTTAAAAGATGGCACTATCGACGCTATTGTAAGCCAGCACACCCCACATGAAATTGAGTTTAAAGACGTGGAATTTGAGGTTGCCGAATATGGTATAATAGGCCTGCAAACAGCATTTTCTTTGGCTTTAAAAGCGGGCCTGCCTGTTACTATGGTTATAGAAAAGCTGGCCATAAATCCGCGTAAAATATTGAATGTAGAGGTGCCGGTAATTGCCGAAGGGCAAATAGCCAACCTGGTACTACTTGATGTGGACTTCAGTTGGGAATATACCAGGGCAGAAAACCGCTCTAAAAGCTATAATTCTCCATTTTTGGAGCAGAACTTAAAAGGTAAAGTTTTGTTAACCTGTAATAATAACCAAACCGCTAAAAACTAA
- a CDS encoding FtsX-like permease family protein, which yields MLRNMLLVTYRNLIKNKAYTLINVVGLSLGIAAFIAISAYVRFERSYDLMHKDVANIYRVESQFYRGNELTDSWPTSTNGYARAINDNISGIASYARINWNNSERVVRYNTIKYREQHVCFADSNFFSFFSYPLLKGDPLTVLKEVNTVVMSESEAKKYFGNIDAAVGKMVQLTSLYDSYNCMVTGVFKDLPANSTMQFNMLVSWATTPQWQKDFWYQHESYTFLKLKPGVSTSAVESQFPALAERYKTAAPLKQLKWGIQLVPSANVHLNTAKPYEIEAKGNRSAVNFLNIMAYVILLIACINYINLATTKSVDRAREVGIRKVSGAHSSQLVLQFFIESFIINIIALGFAALLVLLLQYLLQKIANDSQAYHLLIDAPLLIKVALVFVGSILLSGIYPATVLARLKPIKVLKGRFAFSKGGVWLRKGMVAFQFAASLLLIAGTLAVYRQIIYMGSQDTGVDISQTIVIKAPSSTTGYLQKISGFKSTAANINGVDAITVSGAVPGKEVGMFAADRRYGTSKAEERTYEMLRVDFDYMKTFNLQLVAGRGYNSANPGDSTKVVLNETAVKQFGFQSAKDAVGKKIWIESLDKEPNEVIGVIKDYHQQSLQQKYTALVLFMDPKLTWVPVKYLSVKVKQQQMPAMLSALQQKWAEFFPESSFDYFFLDDYYARQYQQDVKFGQLFILFSSLAVIIACMGLFGLTAYSTARRNKEIGVRKVMGASIQSIVTLLTKDVVKLIVLSSVFAIPAAALIIQQWLQGYAFKAAITWWQFLVPVLILVMIAISTTFYLTYKAALTNPTSTLRDE from the coding sequence ATGCTGCGCAACATGCTGTTGGTTACTTATCGTAACCTCATAAAAAACAAGGCCTACACTTTAATTAATGTAGTTGGCCTTAGTTTGGGTATAGCAGCATTTATTGCCATTAGCGCATACGTCCGTTTTGAGCGGAGTTACGACCTGATGCATAAGGATGTGGCAAACATTTACCGGGTAGAGAGCCAGTTTTATAGGGGTAACGAACTTACCGATAGTTGGCCCACAAGCACCAATGGCTATGCAAGGGCAATTAACGATAACATATCCGGCATAGCCTCTTATGCCCGCATTAATTGGAATAACTCCGAAAGGGTAGTACGGTATAATACCATCAAATACCGCGAACAGCATGTATGCTTTGCCGATAGCAACTTCTTTTCATTTTTCTCGTACCCGCTGCTAAAGGGCGACCCTTTAACAGTGTTGAAGGAGGTGAACACCGTGGTGATGTCCGAATCGGAGGCTAAAAAGTACTTTGGTAATATTGATGCCGCTGTTGGTAAAATGGTGCAGTTAACATCGCTTTACGATAGTTATAATTGCATGGTTACCGGTGTGTTTAAGGACCTTCCCGCTAACTCTACCATGCAATTTAATATGCTGGTATCATGGGCAACCACTCCGCAATGGCAAAAAGATTTTTGGTACCAGCACGAAAGCTATACTTTTTTAAAGCTGAAACCGGGCGTAAGCACAAGCGCTGTCGAGTCGCAGTTTCCGGCCCTGGCCGAGCGGTATAAAACTGCCGCGCCACTTAAGCAGTTAAAATGGGGTATTCAATTGGTGCCTTCGGCCAACGTTCATTTAAACACGGCCAAACCTTACGAAATTGAGGCGAAGGGTAACCGCAGCGCGGTAAACTTTTTAAACATAATGGCCTATGTTATATTGCTGATAGCCTGTATCAATTATATCAACTTAGCTACTACCAAATCGGTAGACAGGGCGCGCGAGGTGGGTATACGCAAGGTAAGCGGGGCGCACTCATCGCAGTTGGTTTTGCAGTTCTTTATAGAGTCGTTCATTATTAACATAATAGCTTTAGGCTTTGCCGCACTGTTAGTATTGTTGCTGCAATACCTGTTGCAAAAAATAGCTAACGATAGCCAAGCCTACCATTTATTGATAGATGCACCGCTGCTTATAAAAGTAGCACTGGTTTTTGTTGGCAGCATATTGTTGTCGGGTATATACCCTGCAACTGTATTGGCGCGCTTAAAGCCCATAAAGGTGCTTAAGGGCAGGTTTGCGTTTTCAAAAGGAGGGGTGTGGCTGCGTAAGGGAATGGTGGCTTTTCAATTTGCGGCATCCTTGTTACTTATTGCCGGTACTTTGGCCGTGTACAGGCAAATTATTTATATGGGCAGCCAGGATACCGGCGTTGATATCAGCCAAACTATTGTAATAAAGGCACCATCTAGCACCACGGGTTACTTGCAAAAAATAAGCGGTTTTAAAAGTACAGCCGCCAATATAAATGGAGTTGATGCCATAACTGTATCTGGTGCGGTGCCGGGTAAAGAGGTAGGCATGTTTGCCGCCGACAGAAGATACGGCACATCAAAGGCAGAAGAGCGTACGTACGAAATGCTGCGTGTTGATTTTGATTACATGAAAACGTTTAACCTGCAACTAGTAGCAGGCAGGGGCTACAATAGTGCTAACCCCGGCGACTCGACAAAAGTGGTTTTAAACGAAACGGCGGTAAAACAATTTGGGTTTCAATCGGCAAAGGATGCTGTAGGTAAAAAAATATGGATAGAGTCGTTAGATAAAGAGCCAAACGAAGTGATAGGGGTAATAAAAGATTATCATCAGCAATCGTTACAGCAAAAGTATACCGCTTTAGTGTTATTTATGGACCCTAAACTTACCTGGGTGCCTGTTAAATACCTTTCGGTAAAAGTAAAGCAGCAGCAAATGCCTGCCATGCTATCGGCCCTGCAACAAAAATGGGCGGAGTTTTTCCCTGAGTCATCTTTCGATTATTTCTTTTTAGACGATTATTATGCACGGCAGTACCAACAGGATGTAAAATTCGGGCAGCTGTTTATCCTGTTCTCATCGCTGGCGGTAATTATAGCCTGTATGGGCCTGTTTGGATTGACAGCCTACTCAACTGCCCGACGAAACAAAGAAATTGGAGTACGCAAGGTAATGGGAGCATCCATTCAAAGTATAGTAACCCTGCTTACCAAAGATGTTGTAAAGCTTATTGTGCTGTCGAGTGTTTTTGCCATCCCTGCCGCGGCTTTAATTATACAGCAATGGTTACAAGGTTATGCCTTTAAGGCGGCCATTACATGGTGGCAATTTTTAGTGCCTGTATTAATATTGGTTATGATAGCCATTAGCACCACGTTTTATTTAACCTACAAAGCAGCCTTAACCAACCCTACCAGTACCTTGCGAGATGAGTAG
- a CDS encoding c-type cytochrome: MRKTTRAILAIFSALTIFIFACRKTDGLNPVQNPDSEWLSGGTETAFDEGSGAFSHAFTSLPANLLRVHEIGDGQFGATFVSAPAPVNPGLGPIFNNVACSSCHVADGRGKVPGFGESAANMLFRISIPGKGEHGNPVPVPNYGDQLQTRALLGKTREGDVLITYDNQTYSFADGTTYQLRKPTYTFTALYAAMPGNVLLSPRVAAPVFGLGLLGAINDTDILAKADPDDKDGDGISGKANYVWDVLKQQKVLGRFGWKANQPSLLQQVAAAYNGDIGITSSLFPKESSDGQTQFDSAPGYKYELSDSLLHSVEFYVRTLAVPVRRNVTNANIQQGKALFTAIGCVKCHNADVRTAVNVSMPQLSNQLIHPYTDLLLHDMGPGLADNRPDFDAGGTEWRTAPLWGIGLTQKVNGHTNFLHDGRARNLMEAILWHGGEALSAKNKVVALSKNDRDALIAFLGSL, from the coding sequence ATGAGGAAAACTACCCGGGCCATACTTGCTATATTTTCGGCGCTTACAATATTTATTTTTGCCTGCAGAAAAACGGATGGCTTAAACCCTGTACAAAACCCCGACAGCGAATGGCTGAGCGGTGGTACCGAAACGGCTTTTGATGAAGGCAGCGGTGCTTTTTCTCATGCGTTTACATCATTACCCGCAAATTTACTGCGCGTACACGAAATTGGCGACGGGCAATTTGGTGCCACATTTGTATCGGCACCCGCACCGGTTAACCCCGGGCTTGGGCCTATATTTAACAATGTTGCCTGCAGCTCGTGCCACGTGGCCGATGGGCGGGGTAAAGTACCGGGCTTTGGCGAATCGGCTGCTAATATGCTTTTCCGTATAAGTATACCCGGCAAAGGCGAACATGGCAACCCTGTACCGGTGCCTAACTATGGCGACCAGTTGCAAACCCGTGCTTTATTGGGCAAAACCCGCGAAGGCGATGTATTGATCACTTATGATAACCAAACCTATAGCTTTGCCGATGGCACTACCTATCAATTAAGAAAACCTACCTATACCTTTACCGCCCTGTATGCAGCCATGCCGGGTAATGTGCTGTTATCGCCCCGTGTGGCCGCGCCTGTTTTTGGCCTGGGCCTGCTTGGAGCGATAAATGATACCGACATTTTAGCCAAAGCCGACCCTGATGATAAAGACGGCGACGGCATTAGCGGCAAAGCAAACTACGTGTGGGATGTATTAAAACAGCAAAAGGTATTGGGCCGCTTTGGCTGGAAAGCAAACCAGCCTAGCCTGCTGCAACAGGTAGCCGCGGCCTACAACGGCGATATTGGTATTACCTCATCGCTGTTTCCGAAGGAAAGCAGCGACGGACAAACGCAATTTGACAGTGCCCCCGGTTACAAATACGAATTGAGCGACAGTTTGCTACATAGTGTGGAGTTTTATGTGCGCACGTTGGCGGTACCCGTACGCCGTAATGTTACCAATGCCAACATACAGCAGGGCAAAGCATTATTTACGGCTATAGGCTGTGTAAAATGCCATAATGCAGATGTACGCACCGCGGTAAATGTAAGCATGCCGCAACTAAGCAATCAGCTGATACACCCTTATACCGATCTGTTGCTGCACGATATGGGCCCGGGCCTTGCAGATAACCGCCCCGATTTTGATGCCGGTGGAACCGAATGGCGCACCGCGCCGCTTTGGGGTATAGGCCTTACCCAAAAGGTTAACGGGCATACCAACTTTTTACATGACGGCCGCGCGCGCAACCTTATGGAAGCTATATTATGGCATGGCGGCGAAGCGTTAAGCGCCAAAAATAAGGTTGTTGCCCTATCTAAAAACGACCGCGATGCGCTAATAGCATTTTTAGGTTCATTGTAA